A region from the Lolium perenne isolate Kyuss_39 chromosome 4, Kyuss_2.0, whole genome shotgun sequence genome encodes:
- the LOC127293720 gene encoding small ribosomal subunit protein uS10-like gives MATELAYAPPMKAGKEGFQGTQDPQHRIRITLSSKSVKNLEKVCADLVKGAKDKSLKVKGPVRMPTKVLNITTRKSPCGEGTNTWDRFEMRVHKRVIDLVSSPDVVKQITSITIEPGVEVEVTISDQ, from the exons aTGGCGACCGAGCTCGCGTACGCCCCGCCGATGAAGGCCGGCAAGGAGGGGTTCCAGGGCACGCAGGATCCGCAGCACAGGATCCGCATCACCCTCTCCTCCAAGAGCGTCAAGAACCTCGAGAAAG TTTGTGCCGATCTGGTTAAGGGAGCCAAGGACAAGAGCCTGAAGGTGAAGGGCCCCGTCAGGATGCCCACCAAGGTGCTCAACATCACCACCAGGAAGTCCCCCTGTGGAGAAG GTACCAACACCTGGGATAGGTTTGAGATGCGGGTGCACAAGAGGGTGATTGACCTCGTTAGCTCCCCGGACGTCGTCAAGCAGATCACCTCGATCACCATCGAGCCTGGTGTCGAGGTTGAGGTGACCATCAGCGACCAGTAG